A stretch of DNA from Streptomyces sp. NBC_01197:
ATGACCGAAGGCGTCGTGCGCGGACATCGACCCGGTCCAGGCGCCCCGTACCAGCTCCACCACCGGGGTCAGAGGCAGCAGTTCGCACACCGACGCCAACCGGTCGGGGAATATCTCCAGCGGGACGAAGACCCCCGACCCTGCCATCGACACCAGCATCAGCGGGATGACCGTCAGCTGGGCCGCCTCCGCGGACTTGGTGATGCCCGCCGTCGCCGCTCCCAGGGCGGTCAGCATCACAACCCCCAGGGCAACGCCCAATAGCAGCAGTTGCGGCGCGGGAGGCAGACCCATGTCGAAGACCACCGCACAGCCCGTTGCCAGGACCGTGCACTGCCCCAGCGCGATGACCACCGAGGGCAGGGAGGCGCCGGCGAGTATCTCTGTGTCCCGGGCCTCTCCCGTACGCAGCCGCTTGAGCACCAGCTGCTCACGGCGGACCACCATGACCCCGACCACGCCGTTGTACAGGGCGAAGAGCAGCCCGAACGCGATGGCCCCGGGCAGCAG
This window harbors:
- a CDS encoding ABC transporter permease, whose translation is MLALARAELTLLGRSKASLVTMLVVPIAMTFMISSTTDQKALDKAGLSAGAVLLPGAIAFGLLFALYNGVVGVMVVRREQLVLKRLRTGEARDTEILAGASLPSVVIALGQCTVLATGCAVVFDMGLPPAPQLLLLGVALGVVMLTALGAATAGITKSAEAAQLTVIPLMLVSMAGSGVFVPLEIFPDRLASVCELLPLTPVVELVRGAWTGSMSAHDAFGHVLTAVAWTMLSVFAVRRWFRWEPRR